In Polyangiaceae bacterium, the DNA window GCCGGCTGGCCCGCATGGCCGACGAGCAGAGCGCCGCAGCCTGAGCTCACAAGTCGCGTGCGAGGTCTCGCGCGGCGTCCAAGAGCGTGTTCCCGAGACCGACGGCGACGGCCGCGGCGTTCCGTAGCCGGTGCCGTCGGGTCACCGGGACTCCCGCGCGGATCACGGTGGCGGGACGCCGAAGCACGTCGAGATCGCGACGAGGATCGCCGTCGACGATGACGAGATCCGCGCGCCGGCCGTCCGCGATGGTACCGCGGTCATCCAAACCCAGAAGACGAGCAGAGCCCGCCGTGGCGTAGCCCAAGCACTGCTCTCGCGACAGGCCCGCGCTCTCCCAGATCTGGAGCTCGTCCAACGGACGCCCGATCACGCTGAAGCCGAAGGGGCCGTCGCTGCCGAAAGCGAAGGGAACACCGGCGTCCGACAGCAGGCACAAGTTGGCGGCGGCGACGCGGATCGCTTCGCGCCCCTGCTCTTTGGTGGCACCGCCGGCGATGCCGTCCGGAACCCAGAGCCCGCTGGCGGCATAAGCCTCGGCGTAGCGCGTCCAGGATTTGCGCACGGCCCGGACCACGCCCCGGCCGCGCTCCGGATCTCGATCCCAGCGCTGCTCCAAGCCGAAGCACGCCGAGTGAAACACCCACAGCGTGGGACACACCGGGATGCCGGCGTCCCGCACGCGGAGCACGGTCTCCTCCGATAGGGGATCGAAGGACGAGTGCATCAGCGCGTCCACGCCGGCGTCCAGCGCCAAGCGGTAGTCCGCCTCCCAGTGCGCGTGCGCGAAGACGCGCAGGCCGAGGGCGTGGGCTTCCGCCACGAAGGCGCGCGCCACTTCCGGCGAAAACACCGGCAGCTCTTGATAGCCGTAGCTCCGGTGCATGATGCAGATCTTCACGTGATCCATGCCGGCACGCGCCAAGCGCTCCACCGCCGCACGGGCGCTGTTCTCGTCGCCACAAGGAATGGCCGCACCGATGCGCCGATGAAAATCGGACATCCAATCCAGCGGGTAGCCGCCGGGATCCGCGAGCAGCGGCCCGGAGGCGCGCACCGCAGGCCCGGCGTCGGGCGTCCTGTGCGTGTGCTCCCGGAGCACGCGGATGAGCGCCGCCGTGCAG includes these proteins:
- a CDS encoding amidohydrolase family protein, translating into MIELFADRIFDGARFVERPLCITIEGETIASVRSRSADERLPPGGIDARGHTVLPGLIDAHTHIGRAGQFEAHEPPNPGAIVRNLEAALEGGVTTVGDMGCTAALIRVLREHTHRTPDAGPAVRASGPLLADPGGYPLDWMSDFHRRIGAAIPCGDENSARAAVERLARAGMDHVKICIMHRSYGYQELPVFSPEVARAFVAEAHALGLRVFAHAHWEADYRLALDAGVDALMHSSFDPLSEETVLRVRDAGIPVCPTLWVFHSACFGLEQRWDRDPERGRGVVRAVRKSWTRYAEAYAASGLWVPDGIAGGATKEQGREAIRVAAANLCLLSDAGVPFAFGSDGPFGFSVIGRPLDELQIWESAGLSREQCLGYATAGSARLLGLDDRGTIADGRRADLVIVDGDPRRDLDVLRRPATVIRAGVPVTRRHRLRNAAAVAVGLGNTLLDAARDLARDL